GGCGCATTCGACCATGATCATTCCTTTCGCCACATGGATGCTGAAAGGTTATTTCGACACCATTCCGAAGGAGTTGGAACAGGCCGCCATGGTCGACGGCTGCTCGCCGATCGGTGCGATGGTGCGCGTCGTGCTTCCGATCGCCACGCCCGGTCTTGCCGCCACCGCACTTTATGCCTTCGTGCTCAGCTGGGCAGACTATGCCTATGCGCGCACCTTCCTCGTCAACTCGCCGGACAACTGGACGGCCAATCTCGGCATCACCACGATGCAGGGCGAATATGTCACCTACTGGAACGACATTTCCGCCGCATCCGTGTTCATCGCGCTGCCGATCATCGCAATCTACCTGTTCCTTGAACGTTATTTGGTCGGCGGCCTCACCGCTGGCGCGGAGAAATAAGCATGGCCAATATTTCCATTCGCAACGTCAGCAAGTCCTATGGCGCGCTCAACGTTCTCAGGCCCTTTTCGCTCGAGATCGAGAATGGCGAGTTCGTGGTGCTTGTCGGGCCTTCCGGCTGCGGCAAGTCGACGATGCTGAAAATCCTCGCCGGTCTAGAACCGGCAAGCGAAGGGCAGATTTTCATCGGCGAAAACGAAGTGACGGACCTTGCGCCGGGTGACCGCGACATCGCCATGGTGTTTCAGAACTATGCGCTTTATCCGCACCTGACCGTTCGCCAGAATATCGGCTTTGGCCTTAAGATGCGCGGCACGGACAAGGCCGAGATCGACCGCCGCGTCGATGACGCGGCGCGCATTCTGGAAGTCACCCCATATCTCGACCGCAAGCCCAAGGATCTGTCGGGCGGCCAGCGGCAGCGCGTGGCACTTGGCCGCGCCATCGTGCGCCAGCCGCAGGCCTTCCTGATGGATGAGCCGCTGTCCAACCTCGATGCCAAGCTGCGTGTCCATATGCGGGCCGAAATCGGTGCGTTGCACAAGCGCATCGGCGTCACCACCGTTTATGTGACGCATGATCAGGTGGAGGCGATGACGATGGCGGACCGCGTTGTCATCATGCAGGGCGGCGTCATCCAGCAGATCGCCGCTCCGGACGAGCTTTTCAACAACCCGGCCAATCTTTTCGTTGCCGGGTTCATCGGCTCGCCCGGCATGAATTTCCTCAATGCGGAACTGCGTGACGGCACAGTGACGCTCTTTGGGCAACAGGTTTCCCTGCCGGGAGCGGGCGACCGTCAGGGCAGCGTGATCGTGGGCCTGAGGCCAGAACATCTCGTTCTGGGCGATGCGCCTGTTACCTTCGATGTTCGGCCGACGCTGGTTGAAAGCCTGGGATCGGAAAAATACGTCTATTTCGATGCGGAAGGCGCAAGGGTCGCGGATGGCGAAGAAGGCAAGTCCAAGGGGTTGATCGCGCGCGTCTCGCATACCGGCAGCCTTCCCGGCAATGCGGCGCTCCGGCTCGGTTTCGATCCGGCGCAGCTTTATCTTTTCGATGCAGAGACCGGAGCACGGCTATGATCCTTGTCACCGGATCGTCAGGTCGTGTCGGCCGTGCCGTTGTCGCCGCCTTGCGCGCGCAGGGCCGAACCGTTCGCGGCTTTGATCTCAGACCATCAGGAGCCGGCGGCGAGGAAGTCGTCGGGTCACTTGAGGATGCGCAGGCACTGTCCGACGCCACCAAGGGTGTGAGCGCCGTCCTGCATCTTGGGGCGTTCATGTCCTGGGCTCCGGCTGATCGCGACCGCATGTTTGCCGTCAATGTCGAGGGCACGCGCCTGCTGCTTGACGCGGCCGCGGCGGCTGGTGTGCGGCGGTTCGTTTTCGCCTCAACGGGTGAGGTCTATCCGGAAAATCGCCCGGAATTCCTGCCGGTCACGGAGGACCATCCACTTCGACCCAATTCGCCCTATGGTCTGACCAAGCTTCTGGGCGAAGAGCTGGTGCAGTTTCATCAGCGGGCGGGCCGCATGGAAACGGTGATCCTGCGCTTTTCTCACACTCAGGATGCAACAGAGCTGCTGGACGAAGAGAGTTTCTTTTCCGGCCCCCGGTTTTTCCTGCGGCCGCGCATTCTCCAACAGCAGAATTTCGGAAATACGGCTGTCGCCGAATTGCTCCGGTCCCGCGATATTGGAGAGCCGTCGCATATACTGGCGCGGAATGAAAACGGCCGGCCGTTCCGTATGCACATCACCGATACGCGCGACATGGTGGCAGGCATCCTGCTTGCCCTCGACCATCCCGACGCGGCGGGCGGCATCTTCAATCTCGGCGCGGACGACCCTGCTGACTTCAGCGACGTTTTGCCAAAAATGGCGGTGCTGACCGGACTTCCCATCGTGACAGTCGATTTTCCCGGCGACGGTGTTTATTACCATACATCCAACAAGCGGATCAGAAACACTCTGGGATTTGAACCACAATGGACGATGGACCGGATGCTGGAAGAGGCCGCCGCCGCAAGACGGCAGCGCCTCGCGACGGAGCGGACATAATGAAGCCGGAAACGCCGGGAGGAACGGCGGCGCTCGCCAAAGGGCTGACGCTTCTGGATATGGTAGCGGATGCGCCGGAGCCGCCACGTTTTGCGGAGCTGTTGCGTGCCTCCGGCCTGCCGAAACCGACCTTTGCCCGCATTTTGCGTACCCTCATCGCCTATGGGCTGGTGCGGCAGGACGAGGCACGGGGCACCTATGTGCTTGGTCAACGCTTTCTGGAAATGTCGCATAAGGTCTGGGAGAGTTTCGACCTCGTTTCGGCCGCAACGCCGGAACTCGAGCGGCTCGCGGCTGAGCTGGGCGAAACAGTTGCGTTGTGCCGGCTTGACGGCACGATGACCCAATATCTCGCCGAGCGTTCGCCGAATGGTCTGTCGGTCCGTGTCGAAGTGGGACGTCGTGTTCCCCTGCATTGCACGGCGCCCGGCAAGGCGCTTCTCGCTTTCCAGGACCCTGCCGTCGGCCGCGCACTGCTCGATCGTCTGACGTTCGATGTGCAGACGCCGAAAACCCTCACCACGCTCGACGCGCTTCAGGCGGACCTGACGCTGACACGCGCACGGGGTTATTCGATTTCCTATGAGGAGCATCTGCCGGGCGTCAATTCAGTGGCCGCGCCTGTCATGGGTCGCGACAATACGCCAATGGGGGTGTTGGTTGCGCTCGGTCCCTCGTCGCGGCTCGATACGTCCAACATCCATCCGGCCGGTCGCGAGCTGATCGCCGCCGCGCGCCGCATCACGGGCGCTGCCGGGGCCGTTGCCATCAGCTCCAGGCCGAAACCGCGATCGGCAACGGGCCGTCCGAGCGCCGATTTAAGTTGCATCCTGCCATGGGGCGCGCAACTTGGCGAGAGCCCCGTCTGGCATGAGGGGGAGAACACTCTCTATTGGGTGGACATTCTCCACCCTGCCGTTCATCGCTTCGACCCGGCGACCGGTCGCAACGAAACCTGCGAGACCGGCAAGCTGGTCAGCGCGGTCATTCCGGTTGGCGGCGGCCGTCTGCTGGTGGCATCCCAGGACGGGATTGAGTGGCTTGATTTTCCATCCGGCCGCCTCACGCCCTTTGTCAGCCCTGAGGCGGGTATCGTGGACAACCGCTTGAACGATGCCAAATGCGGGCCCGATGGCGCGATATGGGTCGGATCGATGCGGATCGATGCCTCTAAACCCACCGGTGCGCTTTATCGTATCAATGCCGATGGTGCCTTTGAACGCAAGGAGGGCGGCATCATCGTCTCCAACGGGCTCGGCTGGAGCCCGGATGGGAGAACGTTCTATTTCGTTGATACCGTGCCCGGTCTGATCCACGCCTATGATTGCAACCCTTTGACAGGAGCGCTGTCGAACCGGCGCGAGTTTGCGCGCATCCCCGTCGCCGACGGCCGGCCGGACGGTCTCGCCGTGGATGTGGAAGGCGGCGTCTGGTGTGCCATATGGGACGGCTGGTCGGTGCGTCGCTATCTTCCGAACGGGAAGCTGGATCAGGTGATCGAGATGCCGGTGCCGCGCCCCACGAGCATCGCTTTTGGCGGGCCGGATCTGACGACGCTGTTCATCACCAGCGCCCGCACTCGCCTGCCGGCGTCGACACTCGCTGACGCGCCGCTCTCGGGCGGTCTGTTTTCCTGCCGACCGGGCATTGCCGGCGCGCGCGTTTCCTTGTTTGAGGGCTAAACAATGTCCCTGGAGACTATCTTCGGCCTGAAGGGCCGCACCGCGCTTGTTACGGGATCGAGCCGTGGCATAGGCGCGGCGATCGCCGAAGGGCTCGCCGGTGCGGGCGCACATGTCATCCTGCACGGGGTGAAGCCGGGTTCGACGCTTGCCGTTCAGGAAAAAATCGCTGCAAGCGGCGCCAGCGTGAGCGAACTTGCGGCTGATCTCGCCGAGCCCGGTGCCGGGCATGATCTGATAAGACGCGCCGAAGAGATCGCCCCGGTCGATATCCTTGTCATCAATGCCAGCGCGCAGATCAACGCGCCCTTGGCAGAGCTGACAAACGACGATCTGACGTTTCAGCTTGCGGTCAATCTGGGCTCCACCGTCGACATGCTGCAGGCCGTGCTTCCGCGCATGGCGGCCCGTAAGTGGGGCAGGGTGGTTTCGCTTGGCTCAATCAACCAGCTGCGGCCCAAATCAATTGTCACGGCCTATGCCGCCACCAAAGCGGCGCAGCATAATCTGATCCAGAGTCAGGCACGCGATTACGCCCGCGACAATGTCCTGCTCAACACGCTCGCTCCCGGCCTCGTTGACACGGACCGCAACGCCCATCGTCGTGATGGGGACCCCGAAGGCTGGGCCGAGTATACGCGAACCATCAACTGGATGGGGCGGGCCGCGCATCCGCAGGAAATGGTGGGTGCCGCAATCTTCCTGTCGTCCGAGGCGTGCAGTTTCATGACCGGCGAAAGCATATTTTTGACGGGGGGAGTTTGACGGATTTGGCCTGCGGGGAGGGGTGATGGTGAGCAATGCGATTGCTAACCGGACGCTTCCTCAGCTGCTCGACATGACAAGTCACTGCTGACGGGAGTCATTCACGTGGCTTTGGTTTGGGTGAGCGCATTGTTTTGCCGATGCATGTCGTTCGGCATGGACCGTGCGACTGCTGCCTTCTCCGCGCATCATAAGACGGCAAGCGTTCGTACAAAATCCGCGCTTTGATGGGCGTGGACGCGGGTGAACCGTATCAGCTCATCGAAATGCCGCTGCATCTTTCGGATGGATTCGGCGTTGTTCAGCACGAGATACATTCCGCCGACGAAAATCGCAGCGCGTTGCGATCCGAAGATCGTGTAGGGGACGGAGAACCGTTCCTTCTCATTGAAGAGGAACAAGCGGAAGGACGGATAGAGCTCGTTGATGAGTGTCGACATGTACTGAAGCTGTTCGGCACGGATTTCCTTCTTCAGCCCTCGCCACATGCCGCGGCCCTCAGCGAAGGCTTCGAGTGTTTCGCGTGGCATGCACACTTCCATGTCTGTGCCAGGTTGGCGATTGTAATCGAGCCGGAAGGCCGTCTCGCTCGCCTGCGCCTTGACGCTCTGATGCGCGGATTTTGCCTCGAATGCGATGATCTGCGGTGTTCGGAGAAGGTCGGGAATTCGGGCCGGCACGTATCGTATCTTGGAGCCGGCGGCCTCCGCATGCCATTTCATCAGGAGCGTATCGGTATAATCTTCGCCGCCTTCCTCTATTTCAAAACTTGGACGTAACTCTCCCATCAAGCCCGGATCGTGCGAGATGCCGAGCAACCAGTCCAGCGAGACCGAGTGGCGCTCGGCAATATTCAGGAGCGTTTCGACGCGCGGAAGCCTCGCCGAATCACTGGATAGAAGCTGCGAGAGGGCTGACCGATCGATGCCTATGCCGGCTGCGAAAGCGGAATGACTGACGCCGGCGCGGGTAACGAGATCACTCAGCCTGACGCGAAACAGATTTGACAGAGCGCGTTTGTCCACTAGTCACCTCATTGTTTACAATTGTCATCATATTCTACTTTTCGTGATCAGAATCAACGATTGGTCACCATAATCTCGTTGTGCCATGCGACCTCCGATGAAAATCTCTCGATCAGATTTTGTCGGGGCATGAAATGAGCGAAATTTCCAGGGATGGGCATCTACAATTGATCGGCCGACGCCGGTCGAGGGGTTTGAGAATAGAGTGGCCAACGGTCGGCTTGCTGGTGATCTGCTACGGTCTTTGGGGAGGAGCCGGATACGCTCTCTATCCACATTATCCGCTGCTGGCGTTGGTCTTGATGGGTGTCGCTGTCGCCCTGCATTCATCGCTTCAGCATGAGGTCTTGCACGGGCACCCGACCCGCAACGCAAGGCTTAACGAAGCTCTGGTCTTCGCACCGCTCGGCATTTTTTATCCCTACCGCAGTTACAAGCGGACCCATCTTCAGCACCACGCCGATGAGCGTCTGACCGATCCGTTCGATGATCCGGAAAGCTACTATCGCGCTATGGGCGACTGGGAGAAGCTGCCGGGGTTTCTAAAGACGCTGCTGGGGTGGAACAATACATTGATTGGACGCTTGTTGATCGGACCGCCATTGATGGTGATCGGATTTACGGTATCGGAGTGGCGGAAGATCGCCAAAGGTGACCGGCGTGTCATGTATGCCTGGGCCCTGCATCTAGCCGGACTGGTTCCGACGGTGTTCGTCATATCGCTGCTATTTGGAATTCCCCTCTGGCTCTATATCGGCGTTGCCGCCTACCTCGGGATTTCCATCATCGCTATTCGCTCCTACTGCGAGCACCAATGGGCAGAACGTCCGGACGGGCGCACGATCATCGTTGAAAACTCCATTCTGGCCCCCCTGTTTCTCTATAACAACCTGCATTTCGTGCATCACAAGCTGCCGACTGCCGCATGGTACAGGCTACCATCCCTGTATAAAGCACGCCGCGCCGAGTGGCAGACCATGAATGAGGGGTATGTCTTCGCCAACTATTTCGAGGTTTTCCGCGCCTTTGCCCTGCGTGCAAAGGAGCCCGTGGTACATCCCGCCTTGAGGCGGACCGAGACCGTCGCAATGGCGCCGGCCGTCGCCTATGTGCCAACAGACGTCGTCGCCTACGTCATGTCGGAGAATACACTGAGAACGGATATTGCAACGTGACCCTGATCGCGGCTCTGCCGATGTATGACTGGCCGGAATTGCGTGCCGAGACCGACGCTTTATGGGCGGAAATGCGCGCGACGTTTCGCGCCCATGGCATCGACGCTCCAGAGCGTCTCGTGCGGCGCAATGGAGAGATGCCAGCCGTTCCCGGCGGCATTCGCGGGGATGACGGCTCCATCATCGCGGCGGATCCTGCCACACTGGATCCCGAAATGCTGGATCTCGCGGTCTTGTGGCGTCACCCGAACCTACTGGTCTCCCAGACGTGCTGGGGTCCTATGGAGCTTGGCCTTCAAGATCATGTGGAGGTCATTGGCGAGAGCAATTATGACGGGATTGCAGGGGGTAAGGGTCCATTTTACTCAAGCGCGATCATCGCCCGTATCGGTGAGGGCGGCGGCGATATCGGCCCGTCCGACGATGGCGAGGCAGTTTTGCCGCTGAGCTTTTTCCATCAAAAAAGACTGGCGTTCAACGAGCATCGGTCCCTGTCCGGTTACCTCAGCCTCAAGCGGGATTTGGAGGCTGCTGGCAACAGTCTCGACACGTTCGGCGACCTTCTGGAGACAGGCTCGCATCGCGCGTCGCTCATCGCCGTCGGGCGCGGGGATGCCGATCTAGCCGCGATTGATTGTAAATCCTGGGCGATTGCACAGCGATACGAGCCGGTGGCTTCCCACCTGCACGTCATTGGCTGGACCGCGCGGCGCAAAGGACTGCCTTTCATAGGCGCCAAGGCCCTGGGTGTAAAACTTCCTCTGTAGCGAAGAAGCCAAGAGGGATGCCCGGCCTGCCCGAACTGCCGGCAACGCCGCCATGTTTCAGGATGGCGGCGTGTTCCGTATCATCAGGGAGCGGGCAACCTCGATATCCGCCGATAGCGGTCGATCATCCGCATAGGGCGGAAGATGGGCGCGGAGCAGGCGATGAAGTGCGTCGGTGCCTGCCGCCCTTGCCGCAACGGATGCGACCAGATCATGCGCCTGCGTCGCCGCCATCCATTCAATCGACAGGATATATTCGGCATTATCGATCATCGTGAGAAGTTTGCTGGCGGCGGCGGTCGGATGCGCCAGAAAGTCTTCCTGCAGAGCGGAGGTCAGTCCTCCGTCGGTCGAGGCGGGCGCTGCAAGCCGGCGATTTTCGTTGGAAAGGGCTGCTGCGGTATATTGCGCGATCATGAAACCGGAATGGCTGCCAGGATCGGAGGCGAGAAATGGCGAAAGCCCGCTCACCAGCGGGTTGACGAGCCGGTCGATGCGCCGTTCGCTCATGGCCGCGATTTGCGCAACTGCGATGGCGAGACTATCGGCCGCCTGCCCGAGCGCCGGCGCTACCGCGTGAGCCTGCGACCACACCATCGGCTCGTCGGGGGTCCCGGCGATCGCCGGGTTGTCTGTCACCGAGGCCAGTTCGCGGTTGACAATGGTCGCGCAGCTATCGAAAACATCGCGCGCCGCACCATGGGCGTGGGGAATGGCGCGCAGGCTGAGAGCATCCTGTGTCCGCCTGCCTCGCGACGCTTCGATGAGACCGCTGCCTTCGAGGCGGGAACGGATGGATTCACCGACAGTCGCAATGCCGGGTGACGTGCGTAGCAAGAGCACAGGTTCCGCGAAGGCCGACATCTGTCCGCCAGCGGCTTCAAGCGTCAGTGCGGCTACCGCGTCGGCCCAATCGAAGAGCCGTTCTGCGCGCGCTAGAGCGACACTGGAAAGCCCCGTGGAACAGGCCGTGCCGTTAACAAGGCTGAGACCTTCTTTGGCGCCAAGAACGAGCGGTTCAAGGCCCATGGCCGCCAGGGTGTCGCTGCCGCTCAGCGGTTTGCCGGCGAGCTTAGCCGAACCTTCGCCGATCAGCACGAGTGCGATGTGAGCATTATGGATCAGATAGCCGGCTGACCCTTTTGAGGGAACATCAGGAACGCAGTCGTGCTCCAGAAATTTCGTGAGATAGGCGACGACATCCCTGTGAACACCGGAATGGCCATGGGCGAAGTTGGCGATCTGTGCCGCGATGATCGCGCGCACTTCGGTCCGGCCGAGCAACGGGCCGACGCCGCAGGCGTGGCTGAGAACGATGCTGCGGGAGAGTTTCCCCTGCGCTGCGCGATCGACGACCGTGTCCGACAGGGCGCCAACGCCGGTACTGATGCCATAGGCGCGAACACCGTTCTCAACGATGCTCTCGACAATCCGACTTGCCCTTTCGATCCGCTGATAGGCGTCGTCTGAGAGAACGAGATGATCCCCCTGGCTCACGAGGGCAACGTCGCGCCATGTCAGGCCTTTGTCCAGCAAGACGGTCACAGGTTTTTCTCCGGGGCGGAAGGCAGGACAGGCGAAAGAGGCATTGCAGGTTCCAATGGATGGTCGGGATGCTGGGCCTGACATTTGGGAATGTCAGGTGCTGTAAAGACGGTAGCGGCTTCCGGGATAGAGCAGCCGAACCGACGAGATGACCCCCACTTCGGACCAGGTCCGGCGTCGCACCAAGAGGCAGGGCTCGGCCTTGGAAATTGCCAGCAATTTGCACTCCCACGGCTGCGCCGTAACAGCCTCGATATGTTGTTCAGCCCTGATAATGGGTGCCACTGCAGTGAGATAGCCGTTTGGCGTCCTCGTGTTGAAATCCTGATTGACGTAATCCGGCACGATCTCGTGGTTGACGAAACGATCTTCGATCTGCATCGGAACGGAATCTTCAGCGTGGACGATGATTGAATGTGCGACCGTTGCCCCGACATCGACAGAGAGCGCTTCTGCGAGATCCGTATCGCTTGTCTCCGTGCGAAGCAGAATGATCTTTGCCGAGTGTATGCCGCCATTCTGGGTAATCTCGTCGGCGATGTTGGGAACGCTCTGAAACTGGGACGTCCGCTTTTTGCTGGCGACAAACGAGCCTTTGCCACGGACACGGACCACGAATCCCTCATCCGCAAGCTCGCGCAGGGCACGGTTAGCCGTCATCCGGCTGACCCCAAGCATGTCCACCAATTCATTTTCAGATGGCACGCGCTGGCCGATGGCCCACTCGCCTGTTTCAACACGGCTGCGAACGTAGTCCTTCAGTTTGACGTAAAGCGGCGGGGTAGCAGCTGCTTCGTCCTGCCTGATGTCAACCTGTTGCTTTACCGTGTGCATGGCGTTCCGAGGCGCTGGGGTGTCAAGGCCGCCCGTGTCGGCGCCTGAGTGTAGGGGAAGCGTCTGCGGGTATGGAGCTGCCATACCCGCAGATCAGGTCAGTTCAACTTGTGGGCCGTGAGCCACTCTTCGGCCACCACATCGAAGCTGTCGTGATTGGCAAGGCGACCGTTCATGACGATGAGGTCCTTGGTGGTCAAGGCTGCGGAGACGGCGTCAAGCGTCGTCGTCACGACGTCGTTCACCTTCGGCGTCGCGATGACAGGGACGATGTTCTGGGCTGGGAACAGGTTTTTCACATCTTCCAGAACGATGAGATCATTGGCGGCGATGGCGGGATCGGTCGAGAACAGGTTTGCGGCCTGCACCTGGTCGTTCACCAGCGCGGAGAGCGTCAGAGGACCGCCGACATCGAGCGACTTGAAGGACTTGAACTCCAGGCCATAGATGTCCTTGAGCCCGATTATACCCTCTTTGCGGGTTTTCCATTCGGGTGGACCGCCGAGCACCAGCTCGGAGGCGACTGGGGCCAGATCGGCGATTGTCTTCAGCTTGTATTTCTCGGCGGTCGCGCGTGTCACGGCAACACCGTCCGAGTCCTGCGCCTCAGAGGGTGTGAGCATCGACACGCCCTTTGGCAGAGCGGCCTTGAGCGCAGCCGCCACGTCGGCTGGCGAGTGTGCGGTGGCGTTCTTGTCGAGATAGCTCAGTGTCGCGCCCGCATATTCGGGCAGGAGATCGATCGAGCCGTCGAGCAGGGCGGGGATGTAGACCTCGCGGCTGCCGATGCTCAGTTTCGTCTCGACCTTGATGCCCTTTGCGGCGAGCGCCTTGGCATAAATGGTCGCCAGAAGCTGGCTTTCGGGGAAGTCAGCAGAGCCGACGATAATGGTCGAGGTGTCCGTCCGAGCCGCCGGGGCAGCTCCAAGCGGGTCGGTCTGGGCAAATGATGTGGTCGCCGAAAGCGCCACCAAGGCCAATGCGCCAGCGGCTTTAAAGATCCTGAATGCCATGCAGCTGCTCCTGTTGTTTTTGACTTGGATGAAAATGCGTCTGTCTTTCAGGCATGCCGAGCCTAGTGGCGGCGCGCCAGGCCGGGTGAGATCGTGAGCTTCGAAATAATTCCTATGGTAAGATCGACGGCAAGCGCCAGAACGCCAACGAGCACGGCGCCGGCCGCCATCTGGTAATAATCGTTTTGCGCCCGCCCATCGATAATCAACCGGCCCAGTCCGCCCAACGACACGTAAGCGGCAATGGTTGCAGTCGAGATGATCTGCAATGTTGCACTGCGCAGCCCCGAAAAGATCAGTGGCAACGCACATGGCAGTTCCACGTCGAAAAGAATGTCGAGTGGGCGTTTACCCATGCCGCGCGCTGCATCAACGGCGGCCGGATCAACCGCCGCCACGCCGGCATATGTGCCGTTCATGATCGGCGGCACCGCCAGAAGCACCAGAACGACGATGCTGGGCACGATGAAGGCCATGTCCGACGAAAAGACGGGACCGAACAGGATCACCAGCAGAACGATGAGGCCAAGGCTTGGAAGCGCGCGAAGGGCATTGGCGAGGCCAGCAATGAGAAACACACCCCGTCCGGTATGTCCGACATAAAGGCCGATCGGCAGGCCGATCAGGCAGGCGAAGAATAGCGCAATTGAACTATAGATCAGATGCTGCAGCACAAGCGCCAAAACACCGTCATTGCCCATCCAGTGTGCGGGGTCTGAGAACCAGTCAATCATTTTTCAGCACCTCCTGCCTGCCATGGCGTGAGACGACGCGCAATGAATAGCACAATGGCATCCAGAAGTACCGCCAGAACGATGCACAGGATAATGCCTGCGATGATGGGCGTCAGGAACCGCAGTTGCAGCCCCTGCGTAAACAGCAGGCCAAGCTGGGGCGTGCCCACGAGCGCTGCGACCGACACGATGCTGACATTCGAGACCACCGCCACGCGCAAGCCAGCTGCAATGACGGGAACGGCCAGCGGCAGCTCGACGAAGAGCAAACGTTTGAGCGGCCGGTAACCCATCGCGTTTGCGGCCTGCACGACATCCGGAGACACCGACTGAAGTCCGTCGCTGACGGTGCGCACCAAAAGTGCCAGCGCATATATCGTCAGTGCGACGACGACGTTGAGTGGATCGAGGATGCGTGTGCCCAACACGAGGGGAAGAAGCACGAAGAGCGCGAGCGAGGGAATGGTGTAAAGCAGCCCGGCGGCGCCAAGCATGGTTGAGCGGAAAAAACCTGCCCGTTGCGCGAGCCAGCCGAGCGGCAACGCCAGAATGAGGCCGATCACGACGGGGATGACTGAAAG
This genomic interval from Agrobacterium tumefaciens contains the following:
- a CDS encoding fatty acid desaturase, with the protein product MSEISRDGHLQLIGRRRSRGLRIEWPTVGLLVICYGLWGGAGYALYPHYPLLALVLMGVAVALHSSLQHEVLHGHPTRNARLNEALVFAPLGIFYPYRSYKRTHLQHHADERLTDPFDDPESYYRAMGDWEKLPGFLKTLLGWNNTLIGRLLIGPPLMVIGFTVSEWRKIAKGDRRVMYAWALHLAGLVPTVFVISLLFGIPLWLYIGVAAYLGISIIAIRSYCEHQWAERPDGRTIIVENSILAPLFLYNNLHFVHHKLPTAAWYRLPSLYKARRAEWQTMNEGYVFANYFEVFRAFALRAKEPVVHPALRRTETVAMAPAVAYVPTDVVAYVMSENTLRTDIAT
- a CDS encoding PhnD/SsuA/transferrin family substrate-binding protein → MYDWPELRAETDALWAEMRATFRAHGIDAPERLVRRNGEMPAVPGGIRGDDGSIIAADPATLDPEMLDLAVLWRHPNLLVSQTCWGPMELGLQDHVEVIGESNYDGIAGGKGPFYSSAIIARIGEGGGDIGPSDDGEAVLPLSFFHQKRLAFNEHRSLSGYLSLKRDLEAAGNSLDTFGDLLETGSHRASLIAVGRGDADLAAIDCKSWAIAQRYEPVASHLHVIGWTARRKGLPFIGAKALGVKLPL
- a CDS encoding SDR family NAD(P)-dependent oxidoreductase, which translates into the protein MSLETIFGLKGRTALVTGSSRGIGAAIAEGLAGAGAHVILHGVKPGSTLAVQEKIAASGASVSELAADLAEPGAGHDLIRRAEEIAPVDILVINASAQINAPLAELTNDDLTFQLAVNLGSTVDMLQAVLPRMAARKWGRVVSLGSINQLRPKSIVTAYAATKAAQHNLIQSQARDYARDNVLLNTLAPGLVDTDRNAHRRDGDPEGWAEYTRTINWMGRAAHPQEMVGAAIFLSSEACSFMTGESIFLTGGV
- a CDS encoding SMP-30/gluconolactonase/LRE family protein is translated as MKPETPGGTAALAKGLTLLDMVADAPEPPRFAELLRASGLPKPTFARILRTLIAYGLVRQDEARGTYVLGQRFLEMSHKVWESFDLVSAATPELERLAAELGETVALCRLDGTMTQYLAERSPNGLSVRVEVGRRVPLHCTAPGKALLAFQDPAVGRALLDRLTFDVQTPKTLTTLDALQADLTLTRARGYSISYEEHLPGVNSVAAPVMGRDNTPMGVLVALGPSSRLDTSNIHPAGRELIAAARRITGAAGAVAISSRPKPRSATGRPSADLSCILPWGAQLGESPVWHEGENTLYWVDILHPAVHRFDPATGRNETCETGKLVSAVIPVGGGRLLVASQDGIEWLDFPSGRLTPFVSPEAGIVDNRLNDAKCGPDGAIWVGSMRIDASKPTGALYRINADGAFERKEGGIIVSNGLGWSPDGRTFYFVDTVPGLIHAYDCNPLTGALSNRREFARIPVADGRPDGLAVDVEGGVWCAIWDGWSVRRYLPNGKLDQVIEMPVPRPTSIAFGGPDLTTLFITSARTRLPASTLADAPLSGGLFSCRPGIAGARVSLFEG
- a CDS encoding ABC transporter ATP-binding protein, coding for MANISIRNVSKSYGALNVLRPFSLEIENGEFVVLVGPSGCGKSTMLKILAGLEPASEGQIFIGENEVTDLAPGDRDIAMVFQNYALYPHLTVRQNIGFGLKMRGTDKAEIDRRVDDAARILEVTPYLDRKPKDLSGGQRQRVALGRAIVRQPQAFLMDEPLSNLDAKLRVHMRAEIGALHKRIGVTTVYVTHDQVEAMTMADRVVIMQGGVIQQIAAPDELFNNPANLFVAGFIGSPGMNFLNAELRDGTVTLFGQQVSLPGAGDRQGSVIVGLRPEHLVLGDAPVTFDVRPTLVESLGSEKYVYFDAEGARVADGEEGKSKGLIARVSHTGSLPGNAALRLGFDPAQLYLFDAETGARL
- a CDS encoding helix-turn-helix domain-containing protein gives rise to the protein MDKRALSNLFRVRLSDLVTRAGVSHSAFAAGIGIDRSALSQLLSSDSARLPRVETLLNIAERHSVSLDWLLGISHDPGLMGELRPSFEIEEGGEDYTDTLLMKWHAEAAGSKIRYVPARIPDLLRTPQIIAFEAKSAHQSVKAQASETAFRLDYNRQPGTDMEVCMPRETLEAFAEGRGMWRGLKKEIRAEQLQYMSTLINELYPSFRLFLFNEKERFSVPYTIFGSQRAAIFVGGMYLVLNNAESIRKMQRHFDELIRFTRVHAHQSADFVRTLAVL
- a CDS encoding HAL/PAL/TAL family ammonia-lyase, coding for MTVLLDKGLTWRDVALVSQGDHLVLSDDAYQRIERASRIVESIVENGVRAYGISTGVGALSDTVVDRAAQGKLSRSIVLSHACGVGPLLGRTEVRAIIAAQIANFAHGHSGVHRDVVAYLTKFLEHDCVPDVPSKGSAGYLIHNAHIALVLIGEGSAKLAGKPLSGSDTLAAMGLEPLVLGAKEGLSLVNGTACSTGLSSVALARAERLFDWADAVAALTLEAAGGQMSAFAEPVLLLRTSPGIATVGESIRSRLEGSGLIEASRGRRTQDALSLRAIPHAHGAARDVFDSCATIVNRELASVTDNPAIAGTPDEPMVWSQAHAVAPALGQAADSLAIAVAQIAAMSERRIDRLVNPLVSGLSPFLASDPGSHSGFMIAQYTAAALSNENRRLAAPASTDGGLTSALQEDFLAHPTAAASKLLTMIDNAEYILSIEWMAATQAHDLVASVAARAAGTDALHRLLRAHLPPYADDRPLSADIEVARSLMIRNTPPS
- a CDS encoding NAD-dependent epimerase/dehydratase family protein; this encodes MILVTGSSGRVGRAVVAALRAQGRTVRGFDLRPSGAGGEEVVGSLEDAQALSDATKGVSAVLHLGAFMSWAPADRDRMFAVNVEGTRLLLDAAAAAGVRRFVFASTGEVYPENRPEFLPVTEDHPLRPNSPYGLTKLLGEELVQFHQRAGRMETVILRFSHTQDATELLDEESFFSGPRFFLRPRILQQQNFGNTAVAELLRSRDIGEPSHILARNENGRPFRMHITDTRDMVAGILLALDHPDAAGGIFNLGADDPADFSDVLPKMAVLTGLPIVTVDFPGDGVYYHTSNKRIRNTLGFEPQWTMDRMLEEAAAARRQRLATERT